One genomic region from Pseudomonas sp. R5-89-07 encodes:
- a CDS encoding efflux RND transporter periplasmic adaptor subunit, translated as MPPLHLRLLTPLALLAVLSGCNSQADSAAQVSPPRPVLAAKVEAGGTQQSAYTGVVAARTESNLGFRVSGKVIERKVDPGQHVSRGDTLLVLDIGDFELALRSAKNRVNAAQAQLRQRRDDENRYQRLASTGAVSRQIFDQSATNLRVAEAELAAAQSDASQIENRRTYSVLKADGDGIITDVLADRGQVVTEGQIVARLAHDGAREAIVNLPEQQRAQATQSALAFAFGAPEQAVTATLRELSASADPTTRTYRARYVLHGPAQRFALGSTITVRLQGNGQAQQTRVPIGALQDAGQGTGVWLIGEDNTVSFAPVNVASLGQEEALLDSGVTPGQTIVALGAHLLHSGDKVRLLPAQALALDRKQDQ; from the coding sequence ATGCCCCCTCTCCACCTGCGCCTTCTCACGCCCCTGGCTTTATTGGCGGTCCTCAGTGGCTGCAACAGTCAGGCCGACAGCGCTGCTCAAGTTTCCCCGCCGCGCCCGGTGCTGGCCGCCAAGGTCGAGGCTGGCGGCACCCAGCAAAGCGCCTACACCGGCGTGGTTGCCGCCCGCACCGAAAGCAACCTGGGCTTTCGGGTCAGTGGCAAGGTGATCGAACGCAAGGTCGATCCCGGCCAGCACGTGTCCCGTGGCGACACGCTGCTGGTGCTGGACATCGGCGATTTCGAACTGGCGTTGCGCTCGGCGAAAAACCGTGTGAACGCTGCCCAGGCGCAGTTGCGCCAACGTCGCGATGACGAAAACCGCTACCAGCGCCTGGCCAGCACCGGCGCGGTGTCACGGCAGATCTTCGACCAGTCGGCGACCAACCTGCGGGTTGCCGAAGCCGAACTGGCCGCGGCGCAATCGGACGCCAGCCAGATCGAAAACCGCCGCACCTATTCCGTGCTCAAGGCTGATGGCGACGGCATCATCACCGACGTGCTGGCGGATCGCGGCCAGGTAGTGACCGAAGGGCAGATCGTTGCACGCCTGGCCCATGACGGCGCCCGCGAAGCCATCGTCAACCTGCCGGAACAGCAGCGCGCCCAGGCCACGCAAAGCGCCCTGGCCTTCGCCTTCGGCGCCCCGGAGCAGGCGGTCACCGCCACCCTGCGTGAACTCTCCGCCAGCGCCGATCCCACCACCCGCACCTACCGCGCACGCTATGTACTGCACGGCCCGGCCCAGCGTTTCGCTCTCGGCTCGACCATCACCGTGCGCCTGCAGGGTAACGGCCAGGCCCAGCAAACCCGCGTGCCCATCGGTGCGTTGCAGGACGCGGGGCAAGGCACCGGCGTCTGGTTGATCGGCGAAGACAACACCGTCAGCTTCGCCCCGGTGAACGTCGCCAGTCTCGGCCAGGAAGAGGCCCTGCTCGACAGCGGGGTCACACCCGGCCAAACCATCGTCGCCCTCGGCGCGCACCTGCTGCACAGCGGTGACAAGGTACGCCTGCTGCCCGCCCAGGCGCTGGCCCTCGACCGCAAACAGGACCAATGA
- a CDS encoding efflux RND transporter permease subunit — protein MRGINLSELAVKHRAVTLFLIIAIIAAGIFSFGKLGRAEDPSFTVKVMTITAAWPGATAEEMQEQVADRLEKRLQELDYYDRVETIAQPGFVSMRMTFLESTRPSEIQDLFYQTRKKLSDEAAKLPKGVIGPFFNDEYSDVYFALYALEAEHLPHRQQVQMAEELRQGLLNLPGVKKVNILGEQAQRVFVEFSYERLATLGIKPEQIFAALAAQNAVAPSGFVETAGARAYIRIDGAFDSLALIENVPLQANGRVLRIADVATVRRGYEDPPSYRIRHQGDPALMLGVIMEKHWNGLELDKGLQAQEARIQADLPLGVNFAKVSDQAKNISLAVNEFMLKFFVALAVVMLISLLALGFRVGLVVAAAVPLTLSIVFVIMLVTGREFDRVTLGALIISLGLLVDDAIIAIEMMVVKLEEGFDRIHAATYAWSSTAAPMLTGTLVTIIGFLPVGFARSGAGEYAGNIFWIVGFALISSWLVAVVFTPYLGVKLLPQIKPVPGGHDAIYAGRYYQKLRSLVETCVRRRWLVTGLVVAAFVLCGLGMGVVKKQFFPDSDRSELILEVYMPPGSAFKSTEAVAAQVEKALLQEPQTSLVDTYVGGGAPRFFLSLNPELPDPAFAKLIVQTPDSHARDALKVRMRERIAAGEFPAARVRVTQLVFGPPVPFPVVFRVSGPNLDVLRGLSEQVRQVVAGNPLTRDAFLEWGERASGYRLVLDQDRLRLLGFTPDEVKSQLNALLSGNPITEVREGNRTVSVVARAQGSQREDLGNLNNMTLTNSAGTSVPLAQVGHFQAVMEEPILKRRDRATTVEVRADIVDGVQPPDVEMAVYKDLQPLIAKLPSGYRIDIGGPVEESAKANAALAVLFPIMILLTLTVIMFQVRSFGVMLMVFATAPLGLIGAVPTLLLFNQPFGFNAILGLIGIGGILMRNTLIFTDQIRQNQDHGMPIREAIIEATVRRARPVILTALAAALAFIPLTLSVFWSSLAYVLIGGVLVGTVLTLLFLPALCSLVLRDRLAETSHATAG, from the coding sequence ATGCGTGGAATCAACCTCTCGGAACTGGCGGTCAAGCACCGCGCGGTCACCCTGTTCCTGATCATCGCGATTATCGCCGCCGGGATCTTCTCGTTCGGCAAACTGGGGCGCGCCGAAGACCCATCGTTTACCGTCAAGGTCATGACCATCACCGCCGCCTGGCCCGGCGCCACCGCTGAGGAAATGCAAGAGCAAGTGGCCGACCGCCTGGAAAAGCGCCTGCAGGAACTGGACTACTACGACCGCGTCGAGACCATCGCTCAACCGGGGTTCGTCTCGATGCGCATGACGTTCCTTGAATCCACGCGCCCAAGCGAGATACAGGACCTGTTCTACCAGACCCGCAAAAAACTCAGCGACGAAGCCGCGAAACTGCCCAAGGGCGTGATCGGGCCGTTTTTCAACGATGAGTATTCGGATGTTTACTTTGCGCTCTACGCCCTGGAGGCCGAACACCTGCCCCATCGCCAGCAAGTGCAAATGGCCGAAGAACTGCGCCAGGGCCTGCTCAACCTGCCGGGGGTGAAGAAGGTCAATATCCTCGGCGAACAGGCCCAGCGTGTGTTTGTCGAGTTTTCCTATGAGCGCCTGGCGACCCTGGGCATCAAGCCCGAACAGATCTTCGCTGCCCTCGCCGCCCAAAACGCCGTGGCGCCCTCAGGTTTCGTCGAAACCGCCGGCGCCCGCGCCTATATCCGCATCGATGGCGCCTTCGACAGCCTGGCGTTGATCGAGAACGTGCCGCTGCAAGCCAATGGCCGCGTGCTGCGCATCGCCGATGTGGCAACCGTGCGGCGGGGCTATGAAGACCCGCCCAGCTACCGCATCCGCCACCAGGGCGACCCGGCGCTGATGCTCGGAGTCATCATGGAGAAGCACTGGAACGGCCTGGAACTGGACAAGGGCCTGCAGGCCCAGGAAGCCCGAATCCAGGCCGACCTGCCCCTGGGCGTGAATTTTGCCAAGGTGTCCGACCAGGCGAAAAACATCAGCCTGGCAGTGAACGAGTTCATGCTCAAATTCTTCGTCGCCCTGGCCGTGGTGATGCTGATCAGCCTGTTGGCCCTGGGGTTTCGCGTGGGGCTGGTGGTGGCGGCGGCCGTGCCGCTGACGCTGTCGATCGTGTTTGTGATCATGCTCGTCACCGGCCGTGAATTCGACCGCGTCACCCTCGGCGCCCTGATCATTTCCCTGGGCCTGCTGGTGGACGACGCCATCATCGCCATCGAGATGATGGTGGTAAAACTCGAAGAAGGCTTTGACCGCATCCATGCGGCCACCTACGCCTGGAGCTCCACGGCGGCGCCCATGTTGACCGGCACGCTGGTGACGATCATCGGCTTTTTACCCGTGGGGTTCGCACGATCCGGTGCCGGCGAGTACGCCGGCAATATCTTCTGGATCGTTGGCTTTGCGCTGATTTCGTCCTGGCTGGTGGCGGTGGTGTTCACGCCGTATCTGGGCGTGAAACTGTTGCCGCAGATCAAGCCGGTGCCTGGCGGGCATGATGCGATTTACGCCGGGCGCTACTACCAGAAACTGCGCAGCCTGGTGGAAACCTGCGTGCGCAGGCGCTGGCTGGTGACCGGATTGGTGGTGGCGGCGTTTGTGCTGTGCGGCCTGGGCATGGGGGTGGTGAAGAAACAGTTCTTCCCCGATTCCGACCGTTCGGAGCTGATTCTGGAGGTGTACATGCCGCCCGGCAGCGCGTTCAAAAGCACCGAAGCGGTGGCCGCGCAAGTCGAGAAAGCGCTCTTGCAGGAGCCGCAGACCAGTCTGGTCGATACTTATGTGGGCGGCGGCGCACCGCGCTTTTTCCTGTCGCTGAACCCTGAACTGCCGGACCCGGCGTTCGCCAAATTGATCGTGCAAACCCCGGACTCCCACGCGCGCGATGCATTGAAAGTGCGCATGCGTGAGCGCATCGCCGCCGGCGAGTTTCCCGCCGCGCGGGTACGCGTGACGCAATTGGTGTTCGGCCCGCCGGTGCCGTTCCCGGTGGTGTTTCGTGTGTCCGGGCCGAACCTGGACGTGCTGCGCGGGCTGTCCGAGCAGGTGCGCCAAGTGGTGGCCGGCAACCCGCTGACCCGCGACGCCTTCCTCGAATGGGGCGAGCGCGCCAGCGGTTATCGCCTGGTGCTGGACCAGGATCGCCTGCGCCTGCTCGGCTTCACGCCCGACGAGGTCAAGTCCCAGCTCAACGCCCTGCTCAGCGGCAACCCGATCACCGAAGTGCGCGAAGGCAACCGTACCGTGTCGGTGGTGGCCCGCGCCCAGGGCAGCCAGCGCGAAGACCTCGGCAACCTCAACAACATGACCCTGACCAACAGTGCGGGCACCTCGGTGCCGCTGGCCCAGGTCGGGCATTTCCAGGCGGTGATGGAAGAACCGATCCTCAAGCGCCGCGACCGCGCCACCACCGTGGAAGTGCGCGCCGACATCGTCGACGGCGTACAACCGCCCGACGTGGAAATGGCCGTGTACAAAGACCTGCAACCGCTGATCGCGAAACTGCCCAGCGGCTACCGGATCGACATCGGCGGCCCGGTGGAAGAAAGCGCCAAGGCCAACGCCGCCCTGGCGGTACTGTTCCCGATCATGATCCTGCTGACCCTCACGGTGATCATGTTCCAGGTGCGCTCCTTCGGCGTGATGTTGATGGTCTTCGCCACCGCGCCGCTGGGCCTGATTGGCGCGGTGCCGACCTTGCTGCTGTTCAACCAGCCGTTCGGCTTCAACGCGATCCTCGGGCTGATCGGCATCGGCGGGATTCTGATGCGCAATACGCTGATCTTCACCGACCAGATTCGCCAGAACCAGGATCACGGCATGCCGATACGCGAGGCGATCATCGAAGCCACCGTGCGCCGAGCGCGGCCGGTGATCCTCACCGCACTCGCGGCGGCGCTGGCGTTCATTCCACTGACGCTGTCGGTGTTCTGGTCGTCCCTGGCCTATGTGCTGATCGGCGGGGTGCTGGTGGGCACGGTGTTGACGCTGTTGTTCCTGCCGGCGCTGTGCAGCCTGGTACTGCGCGACCGGCTTGCCGAAACTTCCCACGCAACCGCCGGATAA
- a CDS encoding pirin family protein — MKKLIGIYTSPRTHWVGDGFPVRTLFSYDTMGKHISPFLLLDHGGPVEFTPTDTRRGVGQHPHRGFETVTIVYDGEVEHRDSTGAGGKIGPGDVQWMTAAKGILHEEFHSQDFARTGGTMEMVQLWVNLPAKDKMTDPGYQTLVDGDIPVLPLADDAGHLRLIAGEFAGTQGPARTFTPIDVWDLRLNAGKAVTLDLHAGRNTALVILSGTVLVNREEVARQGQLALFERDGDRISLESNDDAKVLLLSGEPINEPIVGHGPFVMNTEQEIHQAFADFQSGKFGRMQG; from the coding sequence ATGAAAAAACTGATTGGTATCTACACCAGCCCGCGCACCCATTGGGTTGGCGATGGCTTTCCGGTGCGCACGCTGTTTTCCTACGACACAATGGGCAAACACATCAGCCCATTCCTGTTGCTGGACCACGGCGGCCCGGTCGAATTCACGCCTACCGACACCCGTCGCGGCGTCGGCCAGCACCCGCATCGCGGCTTTGAAACGGTGACCATCGTCTATGACGGCGAAGTCGAGCACCGCGACTCCACTGGTGCCGGCGGCAAAATCGGCCCGGGCGATGTGCAATGGATGACGGCGGCCAAAGGCATTCTCCATGAAGAGTTCCACTCCCAAGACTTTGCCCGCACAGGCGGGACGATGGAGATGGTGCAGCTGTGGGTCAACTTGCCCGCCAAGGACAAAATGACAGACCCCGGTTACCAGACCCTCGTCGATGGCGACATTCCGGTGCTGCCGCTGGCGGACGATGCGGGGCACCTGCGCTTGATCGCCGGTGAATTCGCCGGTACGCAAGGCCCGGCGCGCACTTTCACGCCGATTGATGTGTGGGATTTGCGCCTCAATGCCGGCAAGGCCGTGACGCTGGACTTGCACGCGGGGCGTAACACCGCGCTGGTGATCCTCAGCGGAACCGTGCTGGTCAATCGTGAGGAAGTTGCGCGCCAGGGGCAGTTGGCGTTGTTCGAGCGTGACGGTGACCGGATCAGCCTGGAGTCCAATGACGACGCCAAGGTGCTGTTGCTCAGCGGCGAGCCGATCAACGAGCCCATCGTCGGCCACGGCCCGTTCGTGATGAACACCGAGCAGGAAATCCACCAGGCGTTCGCCGACTTCCAGTCGGGCAAGTTCGGCCGGATGCAGGGTTGA
- a CDS encoding mechanosensitive ion channel family protein has translation MPSFIVDHPMLCALALILIDIAVWRLISPTLANWKLAARLVIFAVFSAVLFNDGMNPMQAAPYADDTTLHLAATALQIGWWLFAARTLTVLLGAVMMQRVGHTGRLLQDLMGAVIFLIAIIAAMAYVLDLPVKGVLATSGAVAIIVGLALQSTLSDVFSGIVLNTTKPYQIDDWISIDGTEGRVTDIDWRATRLQTSQGSLAVIPNSLAAKAKIINFSRPADMFGLAVSLQVSPHARPQTVIEALERAMQGCRALLAKPAPSVAFKASTSGGVEYEISGFVPAMSLKRDVRNQLYDLAFRHLQAAGVGLLSATEGGTPATVSGARALLERSSIFSTLRQEEKDTFSQNMSLHTYRAGDMILPAGEVSDHLFIIESGVVSVMLVKGGHTFEAGRMGPGEVIGESGILTEQATLADFTAKTYCTLYRIENEYLKPCLDARHDIGEAMKALLDFRVHAAQALTEDAPVVPVKKGFLQWLRNRGL, from the coding sequence ATGCCCTCATTTATTGTTGATCACCCGATGTTGTGCGCCCTGGCGCTGATCCTTATCGACATCGCCGTGTGGCGCCTTATCTCGCCCACGCTTGCCAACTGGAAGCTCGCGGCGCGGCTGGTGATCTTTGCGGTCTTCAGTGCGGTGCTGTTCAACGACGGCATGAACCCCATGCAAGCGGCGCCTTACGCCGATGACACCACGCTGCACCTGGCGGCAACCGCGTTGCAGATCGGCTGGTGGCTGTTCGCGGCGCGCACCCTCACGGTTCTGCTCGGCGCGGTGATGATGCAGCGGGTCGGCCACACCGGGCGGCTGTTGCAGGACCTGATGGGCGCGGTGATTTTCCTGATCGCGATCATCGCTGCCATGGCCTACGTACTCGACCTGCCGGTCAAGGGCGTGCTCGCCACTTCCGGCGCGGTGGCGATCATCGTCGGCCTGGCCTTGCAAAGCACCCTGAGCGACGTGTTTTCCGGGATTGTCCTCAACACCACCAAGCCCTACCAGATCGACGACTGGATCTCCATCGACGGCACCGAAGGCCGTGTCACCGATATCGACTGGCGCGCCACGCGGCTGCAGACCTCCCAGGGCAGCCTGGCGGTCATCCCCAATTCCCTGGCGGCCAAGGCCAAGATCATCAATTTCTCGCGCCCGGCGGACATGTTCGGCCTGGCGGTCAGCCTGCAAGTGAGCCCCCATGCACGCCCGCAGACGGTGATCGAAGCCCTTGAGCGTGCGATGCAGGGCTGCCGCGCGCTGTTGGCCAAACCGGCGCCCAGCGTGGCGTTCAAGGCTTCGACCAGTGGCGGCGTGGAATATGAAATCAGCGGCTTCGTGCCGGCCATGAGCCTCAAGCGCGACGTACGCAACCAGCTTTACGATCTGGCATTCCGCCACTTGCAGGCGGCGGGCGTGGGCCTGTTGTCCGCCACCGAAGGCGGTACACCCGCCACGGTCTCCGGCGCACGGGCATTGCTTGAACGGTCGTCGATCTTTTCTACCCTGCGCCAGGAAGAAAAAGACACCTTCAGCCAGAACATGAGCCTGCACACCTACCGCGCCGGCGACATGATCCTGCCGGCGGGGGAGGTCAGCGATCACCTGTTCATCATCGAATCCGGGGTGGTCTCGGTGATGCTGGTCAAGGGCGGCCACACGTTCGAGGCCGGGCGCATGGGGCCGGGGGAGGTGATTGGCGAGTCCGGCATCCTGACCGAACAGGCCACCCTGGCGGACTTCACAGCCAAGACCTACTGCACGCTGTACCGCATCGAAAACGAATACCTCAAGCCGTGCCTGGATGCGCGGCACGACATCGGCGAAGCCATGAAGGCGCTGCTGGACTTCCGCGTGCACGCCGCCCAGGCGCTGACCGAGGATGCGCCGGTGGTGCCGGTGAAGAAAGGTTTCCTGCAGTGGTTGAGGAACCGCGGCCTGTAG
- a CDS encoding carboxymuconolactone decarboxylase family protein: MQTRTDFYTASPDAMKAMLALEAAVGKLSIELPLLELVRLRVSQINGCAFCLDMHTADARKGGETERRLYTVSAWRETPFFTPRERAALAWAESLTLLSQTHAPDEDFNALAAEFSPQEQVDLSVAISTINSWNRLAVGFRKMPK, translated from the coding sequence ATGCAAACCCGTACCGATTTCTACACCGCTTCCCCGGACGCCATGAAGGCCATGCTTGCCCTGGAGGCTGCGGTCGGCAAGCTGTCCATCGAATTGCCGCTGCTGGAACTGGTGCGCCTGCGCGTCTCGCAGATCAACGGCTGCGCATTCTGCCTCGACATGCACACCGCCGACGCGCGCAAGGGCGGTGAAACCGAGCGCCGCCTTTACACCGTATCGGCCTGGCGTGAAACGCCGTTCTTCACCCCACGTGAACGCGCTGCCCTGGCCTGGGCCGAAAGCCTGACCCTGCTCAGCCAGACCCACGCCCCGGACGAGGACTTCAACGCCCTGGCCGCCGAATTCAGCCCACAGGAACAGGTCGACCTGAGCGTGGCGATCTCCACCATCAACAGTTGGAACCGCCTGGCGGTGGGCTTTCGCAAGATGCCCAAGTAA
- a CDS encoding multidrug effflux MFS transporter — translation MANAPTPSRRLLFLLVALTALGEVSTQLIIPGLGAIEQALLAPQGSALMALSAFVAAFGLGQLLFGPLSDRIGRRPVLLAGLTLYVLATLSMLLVTDIQQFIAARVLQGLGACAALVLARTVVRDVWKTEAGPALALTMIGMLYAIVVAPMAGGLLIKLFGWHAPIVLAGGIGSVVLVLAVLFFRESNLHLDPKAAHWRTLGGQYLDLLKGRQYRAYAVALACTYGAMFAVIAGSSAVFINLLGLSSLEYGINFGLIVSMLILGSTYTRRNILRLGPQRIVTMGVTLVAAGGVLALLIYMLFGLSVVGLDLPIALATLGGGLVLPGTVTGGVMPNAHRAGLAAGLMGFAQMFGATCSGVLLSHLRDGSATPMIVIQAAFAVTAFVAFHLLRQRATKVLSYT, via the coding sequence ATGGCAAACGCCCCCACACCTTCGCGCCGCTTGTTGTTCCTGCTGGTTGCCCTGACCGCGCTGGGTGAAGTCTCCACGCAATTGATCATCCCAGGCCTGGGCGCCATCGAGCAGGCGCTGCTGGCGCCGCAAGGTTCGGCGCTGATGGCACTGTCCGCGTTCGTTGCCGCGTTCGGCCTGGGCCAGTTGCTGTTCGGGCCGTTGTCGGACCGTATCGGCCGCCGCCCGGTATTGCTCGCCGGCCTCACGTTGTATGTGCTGGCGACGCTGTCGATGCTGCTGGTCACCGACATCCAGCAATTTATCGCCGCCCGCGTGCTGCAAGGCCTGGGAGCGTGCGCTGCGTTGGTGCTGGCGCGCACGGTGGTGCGTGATGTGTGGAAAACCGAGGCGGGACCGGCCCTGGCGCTGACCATGATCGGCATGCTTTATGCCATCGTGGTGGCGCCGATGGCGGGCGGCTTGCTGATCAAACTGTTCGGTTGGCACGCGCCCATCGTACTCGCAGGGGGCATTGGCAGCGTGGTGTTAGTGCTTGCGGTGCTGTTCTTTCGCGAGAGCAACCTTCATCTCGACCCGAAGGCCGCGCACTGGCGCACCCTCGGCGGGCAATACCTGGATTTGCTCAAGGGCCGCCAGTATCGCGCCTACGCTGTGGCGCTGGCCTGTACCTACGGCGCGATGTTTGCGGTCATTGCCGGTTCGTCGGCGGTGTTTATCAATCTGCTGGGTTTGAGCAGCCTGGAATACGGCATCAACTTCGGCCTGATCGTGTCGATGCTGATCCTCGGTTCCACCTATACCCGACGCAATATCCTACGCCTGGGGCCGCAGCGGATTGTGACGATGGGCGTGACGTTGGTGGCGGCCGGCGGCGTGTTGGCACTGTTGATTTATATGCTGTTCGGGCTCTCAGTGGTGGGCCTGGACCTGCCCATCGCCCTGGCCACGCTTGGCGGCGGGCTGGTGCTGCCCGGTACGGTCACAGGCGGAGTCATGCCCAACGCCCACCGTGCAGGGCTGGCGGCGGGATTGATGGGGTTTGCGCAGATGTTCGGGGCCACTTGCAGCGGCGTGCTGTTGAGCCATCTGCGTGATGGCAGCGCGACGCCGATGATCGTCATCCAGGCTGCCTTTGCCGTCACGGCCTTCGTCGCGTTTCACCTGTTGCGTCAGCGCGCGACCAAGGTATTGTCCTATACATAG
- a CDS encoding TonB-dependent siderophore receptor has protein sequence MVLRFRPVVTSRFALGLLLSGGIGNSLAAQIELPTVNVQGQDESGYRTETASVGGFDEAPLLDTPASISVINAALIKDQQARLLSEVLRNDASVGDSYAPIGYYENFVVRGFSLNAASSYKINGRTITGEQNVALENKQQVEVLKGLAGLQSGISEPSGVINYVTKRPEDVRSVTVSTDDRGSGYVATDIGGWFGSEQQFGLRANVAHEDLNSYVEHANGQRDFVSLAFDWNISPDAVLQLDAEYQNKQQRSVPGYQLLGGSEVPHDASPKKLLGHQTGSKQVGIDSLNLNGKFEYRFSEQWKGTVSAARSKVVIDDYSAFAWGGDTNGVGNYFTPEGDYGIYDYRSPDDTRRDDEVQAAMTGLFDTAGLGHELTFGTSAFRRVIDKRDSVNEYIGSGNIHQDPPSFTPTDKPLNDSHRNLDSRQYGVFVTDRIRFNEQWQTLLGGREVRLDEKAYDKDGTEARHTQRYVFLPQASLIYKPVDNVSLYTSYSKGLSLGGTAPWFATNSSETLAPTTSRQIEAGVKYDWRRISFAAAVFQTRQAYQYAKPEDGGFNYVQQGQQKNTGVELSANGWATERLQIATSVAAIRARVTGSGTPDYEGHQAINVPTLRASAYADYALPWVNGLAVLGGVQYSAKKYANRSGNVEVGDYAVVNVGSRYTTKVDGYETVFRLSVDNLFDKRYWRDAGEYMGDDYLFQGAPLTARLSASVNF, from the coding sequence ATGGTTTTGCGTTTTCGTCCCGTCGTCACTTCACGTTTCGCCCTCGGCCTGTTACTCAGTGGCGGCATCGGCAACAGCCTGGCGGCGCAGATCGAACTGCCGACGGTCAACGTCCAGGGCCAGGACGAGTCGGGCTATCGCACCGAAACCGCTTCGGTCGGTGGCTTCGATGAAGCGCCCCTGCTCGATACGCCCGCCTCGATCAGCGTGATCAACGCCGCGCTGATCAAGGACCAGCAGGCACGCCTGCTCAGTGAGGTGCTGCGCAATGACGCCTCAGTCGGCGACAGCTACGCGCCCATCGGCTACTACGAAAACTTCGTGGTGCGCGGCTTCTCGCTGAATGCGGCGAGCAGCTACAAGATCAATGGGCGCACCATCACCGGCGAGCAGAACGTCGCCCTGGAAAACAAGCAACAGGTGGAAGTGCTCAAGGGCTTGGCCGGCTTGCAAAGCGGCATCTCCGAGCCCAGCGGCGTGATCAACTACGTGACCAAGCGCCCCGAGGACGTGCGCTCGGTGACGGTGTCCACCGATGATCGCGGCAGCGGTTATGTCGCCACCGATATCGGCGGCTGGTTCGGCAGTGAGCAGCAGTTTGGCCTGCGCGCCAACGTCGCCCATGAAGACCTCAATTCCTACGTAGAACACGCCAACGGTCAGCGCGATTTTGTGTCCCTGGCCTTCGACTGGAACATCAGCCCCGACGCCGTGCTGCAACTGGACGCCGAATACCAGAACAAACAGCAGCGCTCGGTGCCGGGTTATCAATTGCTCGGCGGTTCCGAGGTACCCCACGACGCCTCGCCGAAAAAGCTGCTCGGCCATCAGACCGGCTCCAAGCAAGTGGGCATCGACTCGCTCAACCTCAACGGCAAGTTCGAATACCGCTTCAGCGAGCAGTGGAAAGGCACTGTCAGCGCGGCGCGCAGCAAGGTGGTGATCGATGATTACAGCGCGTTTGCCTGGGGTGGCGATACCAATGGCGTGGGCAATTACTTCACGCCGGAGGGCGACTACGGCATCTACGACTACCGCAGCCCCGACGACACTCGCCGTGATGATGAAGTCCAGGCCGCCATGACCGGCCTGTTCGACACTGCCGGCCTGGGCCATGAACTGACCTTTGGTACCAGCGCGTTTCGCCGGGTGATCGACAAGCGTGACTCGGTCAACGAGTACATCGGCAGCGGCAACATCCACCAGGACCCACCGAGCTTCACGCCCACCGACAAGCCGTTGAACGATAGCCATCGCAACCTCGACAGTCGCCAATACGGCGTGTTTGTCACCGACCGCATTCGTTTCAACGAGCAGTGGCAAACGCTCCTCGGCGGGCGCGAAGTGCGTCTGGATGAAAAGGCCTACGACAAAGACGGCACCGAAGCGCGCCACACCCAACGGTATGTATTCCTGCCCCAGGCGTCGTTGATCTATAAACCGGTGGACAATGTCTCGCTGTACACCAGCTACAGCAAAGGCTTGTCCCTGGGCGGCACGGCACCGTGGTTTGCCACCAACAGCAGCGAAACCCTGGCACCCACCACCTCACGGCAAATCGAAGCCGGGGTGAAATACGACTGGCGGCGCATCAGTTTCGCCGCCGCCGTGTTCCAGACACGCCAGGCCTATCAGTACGCGAAGCCCGAAGACGGTGGGTTCAACTACGTGCAACAGGGCCAGCAGAAAAACACCGGGGTCGAACTGTCGGCCAACGGCTGGGCCACCGAGCGCCTGCAGATCGCCACGAGCGTGGCAGCCATTCGCGCACGGGTGACGGGCAGCGGCACGCCGGACTACGAGGGCCACCAGGCGATCAACGTGCCCACGCTGCGCGCCAGTGCGTACGCTGATTATGCGTTGCCGTGGGTCAATGGCCTGGCGGTGCTCGGCGGCGTGCAATACAGCGCGAAAAAGTACGCCAACCGCAGCGGCAATGTGGAGGTGGGCGATTATGCGGTGGTCAATGTAGGCAGCCGCTACACCACCAAAGTCGATGGCTATGAAACGGTGTTTCGCCTGAGCGTCGACAACCTGTTCGACAAGCGCTACTGGCGCGACGCGGGCGAATACATGGGCGATGACTACCTGTTCCAGGGCGCACCGCTGACGGCGCGCCTGAGTGCATCGGTGAATTTCTAA